A stretch of DNA from Henriciella sp. AS95:
ACTTTGCCTATCCATTGAACATACCCATGTGGTTCCTGTTCTTCATCGCCGTGTCATATGTGGCGTTCGCCTTCTTTCTGTATCGCGCGCCGACTTGGGCGATCTCGCTGTTCGCAGCGTTGATGGCGGCGCTCCTGTCAACCTGGTTCATGGGCTTTTTCGGATCCAAACTCATGATCCCGAATGAGCTCATCTATGAGCTATCCAATTTCTGGCGCTGTGGATTTTCCATCTGCATCGGCATCCTGATCTTCCGGATCTATGGGTTCGTCGAACGGGTTCGTTTTCCAAAGGTCGCCATCATCATACTCGCCGCTCTGCCGATGCTGATCATGGCCACGCCGAGAGGTCTGATGCCCTGGTGGGGCTATCAGGCGCTTTTCGTGGGCACCTTCCCGCTCGCATTCGCCTGCGGCCTGAAAGTCGAACTGAAAGGGAAGTTCGCAAAGGTCGCAAAAACGGCGGGCGACTTTTCCCTGCCTCTCTACATTGCGCACATGCCGGTGCTGTTTTTCGCCGAGAGCGCCTTGTATGCGCTGGGCATTGAGGATCGCACCATACATTTGTGGCTCGGTTGGATCGTCGTTCCATCGACCTGCCTGATCGTGTTCATCGGCTATCGGATGATCACCCACTTCTTCCGCAAGGCCACAAATCTGGCGGCACCGGTGATCTTCAAATCACCGTCCCGGGGCTAGTGACAGGATCAGTCGGTCTCAACTTGGCTGGCCGTAGTGTTTAACGCCGGCAGCCGGTCAGGACCGGTCCTGCGGCGAGCGCCCCCTTGCGGGGATACTGATCTCGACCTTGTAACCGTGCGGCTCGATCGGCCCGTGGCGAAACCGGAAGTCCTCGCCATAGGCCGACTTCAGACGCTCCTCGACATTGAGCAAGCCAATGCCGCGTGTGGCATCGTCGGATGGTGATGTCTGCTTGCCGACGCCGGGTCCATCATCCTCGATGACCATGACAAGTTCATCGCCGACACGCCGCGCATCCAGCGACGCTGTGATCGGCTCTGTCGTCTTGCTGACCGCGAATTTCACGCTGTTCTCAAAGAGCGGCTGCAACAGCAGGCTCGGAATAACAGCGTCCCTGGCCGCATCTTCGACCTCAAGGCGCGTGTGTAACCTGTCGCCAAAGCGCACTTTCTCGATGCTGAGATACAGATCCAGCGTCTCCAGCTCATCGGCGAGCGTGTGCTGCATCTCATCAGAGTGATCGAGCGTGACGCGCAGATAGTCCCCGATCCGCGCCAGCATATCGGTCGCCCCGCCCGAATCGCCCTTGCGAACCTGCCAGGACACCGAATTCAGGGCGTTGAATAGGAAGTGCGGATTGAGCTGGTATTTCAGCATTCTGAGCTGTGCATCACGGAACTGCTTTTCAGCTTCCAGCCGGCGCAAGGTCTCACGCTGAGCCACCTCATTGGCCTTCAGAGCGGTGTTCTGCGCCTCGACGGCCAGCTGATGCTCGCGGATCCAGTGCTGGTAATATTTCAGGGCGTAGTAGCAGAACGTCCACGCGCCGAAGACAATCACCGACGCAAACCACCAGCCGCCCCAATCGGCGAGCGGGATAGGCTCACCGGTCATCCATGTGAAGGAGTAAAGGCGAAGCAGGGTCCACACGATGGACGCTATGATCACGCAGGCGCCATTCACCAGAATGCGCGGCACAAGCGGCCATTTCCACGTGCCGGACGCGACCCAGCGCAGCGGATGGCTGACAAAGATACCCAGCGCCGACTGCAGGATGGTATGCACGACGGGCGTCCACTGCCCGGGATTGTACCAGACCGTCAGACTGAGATAGCTGAGCAGCGCCATGGCCGACCAGCCAGCGATCTGGAACAGCCAGTATTGGCGGTTGGTCGGCTGCATGCCGAGACCAAGAGTCTTGAACATCCCGTCGGGAGCGTTGATAGCAGTCATGGGCACAGTGACATGCAAAATGCCGTTTCGATCAACAGTTTGTTTTCCAAAAGCAGCTGTCTGGGGGCCCGGCCAGAGTGAAGAAAGCACGTTTGCGCATGCTGAAAACAATTGTCTGCGACGATGAACAGCCCGCTCTGGAGCTGATGGAAAGCATGCTTGGCGAGATCGACAGCGTCGAAATTGTTGGCGCCTACCTGTCCGTTCGCAAGGCCATCGAGCGGATCAATGCGGGCGGCGTGGACCTCGCCTTTCTCGACATCGAAATGCCGGACCTCAGCGGTATGGAAGCCACCGAAGCGATTACGGCCGACCCGAAACCGCTGATCGTCTTCGCAACGGCGCACCCGGAATATGCGGTCGAAGCGTTCGGTATCGATGCCATCGATTACATCCTGAAACCGATCGATCCACACCGGGTCGGAAAGGCCGTTGAAAAGGCCGAGCGCCTGCGCCGGCTGATCGCCGTCAACGAAGCGGGCGAGAATGGCGCGATCGAAGCCGCAGAGATCGACGAGCCGGCGATGCTGCGGATCAAGGATGCCGGCCGGTACTATTTCATCCCGCGCGAGGACGTGGTCTGGATCGAGGCGGCCGGCGACTACTCCCTGCTCCACACGAGCGAAAAGGAAGCCGCCGTTCGCCGCGCGATCAAGCTGCTCGAAGATGAACTTCCCGGCGACCAGTTCGTGCGCGTGCATCGCTCAGCGATCATTTCCAGATCGCATATCCGGGAAATCCGCATGCTGCAGAAAGGCGAAGCCCAGATCCTCCTGACCGGCGACGTCAAGGTTCGCACCAGCCGCAGCTACAAGGATGTGATCCAGGCCCTGATCGACGAGCGCTGAGCCGGCCCGGCAGAGGTTCGCCGTCCCATTCATCGCAAGTTTCCGGCAATCCGGCGCATGCCCTGTTGCCCCCGCCCAGCGCTTGACCCGATGATTGATGGCATAAGGGAAAATCCCAATGTCTCGGGAGGGAAGTGTGAAATTGATATCGCTGAGAACCGGCGCGGCTGTCGTCGCCGCCTTCGTCATGTCATCCTGCGCCGCCGTCGCCAAAGAGCCAGCCAGCGTCGATGAACAGGTCGATGCGCTGATCGCGGAAATGACAATCGGGGAAAAAGTCGGTCAGCTGACCCAGTTCTCCGATCTCGGCGACACGACCGGCCCTGCCCCGAATGATGATCTGCAACGCCGCCGCCGCGATCTGGTCACCTCCGGCACGGTCGGCTCGATGCTGAACACGATCGGCCTCGAAGACATCCGCACCATCCAGGACTATGCCGTCAACGAGTCGCGCCTCGGCATCCCGGTGCTCTTCGGATATGACGTCGTCCACGGCTACAAGACCATCTTCCCGCTCCCGCTCGCCGAAGCTGCGAGCTGGGATCTCGAAATGATGGAACAGACGGCCCGCATCGCCGCCGCCGAAGCTGCCGCTGATGGGCTCAACTGGACCTTCGCACCGATGGTGGACATCGGACGCGATGCCCGTTGGGGCCGGGTCATGGAAGGGGCCGGCGAAGACCCATATCTCGGCTCGAAGATCGCTGTGGCCCGTGTGCGCGGTTTCCAGGGCGATGATCTCTCAGACCCGCTCACCATCGCCGCCACAGTAAAGCATCTGGCCGGCTATGGTTTTGCCGAAGCGGGCCGTGACTACAACACGGTGGATGTCGGCACGGTCACCGTACACAACATCATGCTGCCGCCCTTCAAGGCCGCGCTGGAACAGGCAGATGCCGCAACGGTGATGAACGCTTTCAACGTGCTGAACGGCGTCCCGGCAACCGGTGACCGCGCCCTGCAGCGCGACCTCGTCAAAGGCAAATGGGGCTTTGACGGCTTTATCGTATCGGACTGGGGCTCAGCCCTCGAAATGATCAATCACGGCTTTGCCGAGGATGAGCGCGACGCGGCGCTCAAAGCCATCACCGCCGGGTCCGACATGGACATGGAAAGCTATGTCTATTTCAATCACCTCGCAGACCTCGTCGAAGCCGGCGACGTGCCGATGGACATGGTGGATGACGCGGTCCGCCGTATCCTCGAAGTGAAGTTCGATCTCGGCCTCTTCGACGATCCATACCTCTATATCGATGAAGGGCGCGCGCGTGAGACGCTGATGGCGCCGGAGCATCTCGACGCCGCTCGCCGCATGGCCGAACGCTCAATCGTGCTTCTGAAGAATGATGAAGACCTTCTGCCCCTGAAACAGGGCGAGAGCATCGCGCTCATCGGTGCGCTGGCCGCTGACAAGGACAGCCCCATCGGCAACTGGCGCGCCATGGGCGAGTCCGATTCGGCGGTCTCCCTCGTCGAAGGCTTTGAAGAGGCTGGCCTGTCCTTCACCTATGAAGAAGGCACGGCGCTCGAGATCGGCGACGCAGGATTTGCGAACGAAGTCATCGTCAACATGTATGACCGCAGCGGATTCGATGCCGCCGTGGCCGCGGCACAAACCGCCGACAAGGTCGTCATCGTGCTGGGCGAAGATGGCCTGCAGTCTGGCGAAGGCCGCAGCCGCGCCCATCTCGGTTTCCCCGGCCTGCAGCAAGAGCTGCTTGAGGCCGTCCAAGCGGCCAATGACAATGTCATCCTTGTCGTCATGAGTGGCCGCCCGCTCGTGCTCAGCTGGGCCGACGAGAACGTCCCGGCCATTGTTCAGGCCTGGCATCTCGGCAGCGAAAGCGGCCACGCCCTCACCAACGTCCTGACCGGCGCGTATAATCCAAGCGGCAAGCTGCCGATGAGCTTTCCGCGCGCCGTCGGCCAGCTGCCGATCTATTACAACCACCTCAATACCGGCCGTCCGGACGAAATCCCGGATGTCTTCTGGTCGCATTATATCGACGAAGACAACGCCCCGCTCTACCCGTTCGGGTACGGCCTCAGCTATACTGATTTTGCCTATTCGAACCTGTCGGTCACCCCCACCAGCAATGGCGCGGCGGTCGAGGTGAGCGTCCAGAACACAGGCGATGTCGCGGGTGAGGAAGTCATGCAGCTCTACATCCGCGATCTCGCCGCCAGCGTGTCGCGTCCAGTCCGTGAACTGAAGGGCTTTAAGAAAGTCGCCCTTCAGCCGGGTGAAACCTATACGGCAAGCTTCTCGCTCGGCCCCGATGAACTCGGCTTCTACAACGGCGCCGGCGAATACCTCGTCGAACCTGGAAAATTCGAAGTGTTCGTAGGCGGATCATCTGCGGCGACGCTAACCGCTGAATTCGACCTTGAAACTGCAACCGCGATCGACTGACGAGTTTCCTCCCTCGCCGCGCGGTTCGGAAAGCTGCGACGAGTGCCCGCTCGTCGCAGCTTTTTTCGTTTCGATTTCGAACGTTGGCGGACAATCTTCGGCGATAACTTCCCATTTACCGCGCCAATCAACCCGTTCGCCGCACGGCCATTGTATGACAGGGCAGCTGCCAGCACGCTGCAATCAAGGGAGTCATCAGAACTCTGAAAGGGATAGGGAATGCGGAAGTTGCGTGCAGGCAAACACTTGGGCTGTGTGGCGGTCCTATTGACGGCATGCACCGCTAATCCCGCGACCGCGCCTGTCGTTTCCTCCTCCGAATCCGATGCTCAATGGACCACAGTCTGGTTTGAGGACTTTGGTGGCGATGCGCTTGATCGCAGTCGCTGGACAGCCGACGAATCCTGCTGGGGCGGCGGCAATAATGAGCGCCAGTGCTACACGGACCGGCCCGCCAATATCGAAGTGTCTGACGGTGTCCTGAAACTCAAGGCGCGCAAGGAAACATACACCGCGCCCATCAACCATCCCGATCGCAAGAGCGATGATGTCACGACGCAGGAATACACCTCCGGCAAGATCAGCACGCATAACAGCGCAGCCTGGAAGCACGGCAAGTTCTCCGCGCGCATGAAGCTGCCCGCCGGCCAGGGCACATGGCCCGCTTTCTGGATGATGCCGGTTGATGCCGAATATGGCCACTGGCCGCTGTCCGGTGAGCTCGACATCATGGAAGCGGTCAATCTCGGCACGCCGTGCGACGACTGCCCGACGGGCACCGAAGTCCGCACATCCGGCGCCGCTCATTTTGGTGAGCTGGAACCCGACAATACCTACCTGTTCAACAAGACATCCGGCCTCGAACCGGGCAGCCCTGCCGATGAATGGCGGGTCTACTCACTCGAATGGGGCGAAGGCCAGATCCAGTGGATGGTCGACGGCAAGATCTTCATGCGGCTCACGGCCGATGACTGGTACACCGGTGCCCCCGAAGCAGAGGGCCGAGAATTCGCGCCCTTCGACCAGCCCTTCTACCTGATGCTCAACCTCGCCGTCGGCGGAAATCTCCCTGAGAAATCCAATGGCGCAGGCTTCGATCCGGCCTCTTTCCCGGCGGAACTGCAAGTCGACTGGGTCAAGGTTGAGACATGCGATGGCGACGAAGCGACCGGCCTCGCCTGCCTCGATGATCAGGAATGGACCGGAACACCCATGGGGCCTTGGGAGGTACAGGCCCGCTAAAACCAATCACGACCTATAGAAACTTATACATCTGGGAGGAAAAATGAGACATTCAGGTTTGATCACATGGCGGCAGGTGTCGCTCGCACTTCTGGGGAGCGCCTCCGCGCTCGCCATTGCCAATAGCGCCGTCGCTCAGGAAGCGGTCGATGAGGGCGAGGATCTGCGCCAGGACGTCGTTGTCGTCGAAGGTATTCGCGGCAGTCTGACAGAAGCCAGCGACATCAAGCGCAACTCGCAAGGCGTCGTCGATGCCATCACCAATGAAGACATCGGTAAGTTCCCTGACACGAACCTCGCCGAATCCCTTCAGCGCATCACCGGTGTCTCTATCAACCGCCAGAATGGCGAAGGCAGCCAGGTCACCGTTCGCGGCTTCGGTCCGGACTTCAACCTCGTCCTGCTGAACGGCCGCCAGATGCCAACCGCCTTCCTGACCGGCGGCGCACCCTCGTCGCGCAGCTTCGATTTCGGCAACATCGCCTCTGAAGGCATCGCTGCGGTGGAAGTCTACAAGACGGGCCGCGCAGCCCTGCCAACTGGCGGTATCGGCTCAACCCTGAACATCAAGACGGCCCGCCCGCTCAATTCACCTGGCCTTCGCGGCTCGGTCGGCATCAAGGGCGTCTATGACGACTCGGTCACCAATATCGGTGACAAGGAAATCACGCCAGAAATCTCCGGCATCTTCTCCGACACCTTCGCCAATGACACGATTGGTATTGCAGTGGCCGGCAGCTATCAGGAACGCGATTCCGGCTATGCACAAGTCGGCACGACGAGCGGCTGGCGCGGCGCCTATCTCGGCTCGGAAAATGATTGGGGCACACTACCTCAGCCGCCAGCCGATACTCAGGTGACGAACCGTCCGGGCCCGACCGACATTTACTCGACCCCGCAAAACGTCAATTACAGCCTGACCAATATCAGCCGTGAGCGGACGAATTTGCAGGGCACATTGCAATACGAACCGGTCTCCACATTCACCGCGACGCTCGACTATTTCTACAGCGACAACAAGGTCGCCACCGAGCGCTCCGACATGTCGGTCTGGTTCAACCATGGTGACGTCACCAGCGGCTGGACAGATGGTCCGATCGCCAGCCCGCTCTTCTACAATGAAGACTTTGGCGATGGCGGTTCTGACCTCTCCATGGGCGGTGCTAAATTCGCCACGAAGAGCGAGAACAACTCGATTGGCGTCAACCTCGACTGGCAAGCCACTGACCGGCTCTCCTTCGTCCTTGATGCGCACTCATCCAGCGCCGAATCCGGCCAGGACAGCCCTTACGGCACCACGTCGGTCATCTCGACAGCGGACCTGCAACTGCGCTCACAAGGCATCGATTTCAGAAGTGAAATCCCTGTGCTTCAGCTCGGTTTCCAGGCGCCTTTCACCGGCATCGATGAGAGCCGCATGATCTCGACAGGCTCGGTTTTCGGCAACAGCTATATCAAGACCGAGATCGACCAGATCCAGCTGAACGGTCGATACGAGCTCGACAATATCATCGACAGTGTGGATTTCGGTGTCTCGTCGACCACCAACAAGGTCCGCTCGGCCTTTGCCAATGCCCAGCGCGATACCTGGGGCGGCGTCGGGACGGCCGATGACCTGCCGGATGACATCTTCCGCCGTGTGAACATTGCCGAGAACTTTGACCAGTTCAGCGGTGCCGGCCAGACACAGCAGGACTTCTTCGTCTTCGATTTCGACCGCATGGTCGATATCATCGACAGCGCCGGTGACCCGTTCAACCAGGCCTGTGGCGGTGATGGCATCTGCCGCTCTGACAACTTCCTGGAAGACCGGCGCATCGAGGAAGAAAGCCTTGCTGGCTTCCTTGAGGTTCACAAGGACTTCGACATCGGCACCATGCCAGCTCAGATCAATGCGGGCATCCGGTATGAGACGACCGACGTCACGTCGCCAGCCCAGGTCGTTGCCCCAACCGGCGTGCAATGGGTCGCGGCCAACGAGTTCGGTCTGATCGGTCTCGACAATGCAGCGAACACCCAGACGCAGACCTTCGAAGGCGAGTATGACTACTGGCTGCCAGCCGTCGACTTCCGCCTGGAGCCGCGTGACGACGTCGTTCTGCGGGCTTCCTACAGCAAGACCATGACCCGTCCGGGCTATGGTGACATTGCAGGCGGTCTCGGCGTTCAGCAGATCGTTCGCGTCGATGGCGGTACCGGTACGAATGGCAACACCAATCTGCGCCCATTCCTGTCAGAGAACTTCGACGCTTCGGCGGAGTGGTACTATGATGGCGGTCTCGGCTCTTATGTTTCTGCGGGCTACTACCGCAAAAACGTCGAGAACTTCATCGGATCCGGCGTTGTGACCCAGTCGCCCTTCACGGTTTACACACCGTTCGGCGGTGAGCGTTACATGGATGCCCTGGCGGCCGTCGGTGATGACGCCGTGGCGATCCGTCAGTGGATCTTCGAGAATGCCGATCCATCGACCTATGAGATCACAGGCACCGACTCCAATGGCAACTTCACCGGCAACATCTTCGGTGTTGCAGGCGAAGACCCGATCCTCACCTTCGACATTGCAACGCCTGTGAACCAGGAAGAAGCAACCGTCGATGGCTGGGAATTTGCCTGGCAGCACTTCTTCGGTGACTCAGGCTTCGGCTTCATCGCCAACTACACGATCGTTGATGGTGATGTCGGCTTCGACAACAATCAGGTACCATCGAGCGGTGACCCGCAATTCGCGATCACCGGCCTGTCG
This window harbors:
- a CDS encoding acyltransferase, with the protein product MSENGPTEKKKVHFAFVDLVRGILAVYVVVCHWCLFSNFDLFPSAYLAVDYFFMMSGFVIAFAYQSKLRNGYKKSVFLYQRVLRLYPFILAGATVGFAYAAVKSFAAHGFIDFETWRLFAMNVLMIPESLFLTDFAYPLNIPMWFLFFIAVSYVAFAFFLYRAPTWAISLFAALMAALLSTWFMGFFGSKLMIPNELIYELSNFWRCGFSICIGILIFRIYGFVERVRFPKVAIIILAALPMLIMATPRGLMPWWGYQALFVGTFPLAFACGLKVELKGKFAKVAKTAGDFSLPLYIAHMPVLFFAESALYALGIEDRTIHLWLGWIVVPSTCLIVFIGYRMITHFFRKATNLAAPVIFKSPSRG
- a CDS encoding histidine kinase — protein: MTAINAPDGMFKTLGLGMQPTNRQYWLFQIAGWSAMALLSYLSLTVWYNPGQWTPVVHTILQSALGIFVSHPLRWVASGTWKWPLVPRILVNGACVIIASIVWTLLRLYSFTWMTGEPIPLADWGGWWFASVIVFGAWTFCYYALKYYQHWIREHQLAVEAQNTALKANEVAQRETLRRLEAEKQFRDAQLRMLKYQLNPHFLFNALNSVSWQVRKGDSGGATDMLARIGDYLRVTLDHSDEMQHTLADELETLDLYLSIEKVRFGDRLHTRLEVEDAARDAVIPSLLLQPLFENSVKFAVSKTTEPITASLDARRVGDELVMVIEDDGPGVGKQTSPSDDATRGIGLLNVEERLKSAYGEDFRFRHGPIEPHGYKVEISIPARGRSPQDRS
- a CDS encoding LytTR family DNA-binding domain-containing protein, encoding MLKTIVCDDEQPALELMESMLGEIDSVEIVGAYLSVRKAIERINAGGVDLAFLDIEMPDLSGMEATEAITADPKPLIVFATAHPEYAVEAFGIDAIDYILKPIDPHRVGKAVEKAERLRRLIAVNEAGENGAIEAAEIDEPAMLRIKDAGRYYFIPREDVVWIEAAGDYSLLHTSEKEAAVRRAIKLLEDELPGDQFVRVHRSAIISRSHIREIRMLQKGEAQILLTGDVKVRTSRSYKDVIQALIDER
- the bglX gene encoding beta-glucosidase BglX yields the protein MKLISLRTGAAVVAAFVMSSCAAVAKEPASVDEQVDALIAEMTIGEKVGQLTQFSDLGDTTGPAPNDDLQRRRRDLVTSGTVGSMLNTIGLEDIRTIQDYAVNESRLGIPVLFGYDVVHGYKTIFPLPLAEAASWDLEMMEQTARIAAAEAAADGLNWTFAPMVDIGRDARWGRVMEGAGEDPYLGSKIAVARVRGFQGDDLSDPLTIAATVKHLAGYGFAEAGRDYNTVDVGTVTVHNIMLPPFKAALEQADAATVMNAFNVLNGVPATGDRALQRDLVKGKWGFDGFIVSDWGSALEMINHGFAEDERDAALKAITAGSDMDMESYVYFNHLADLVEAGDVPMDMVDDAVRRILEVKFDLGLFDDPYLYIDEGRARETLMAPEHLDAARRMAERSIVLLKNDEDLLPLKQGESIALIGALAADKDSPIGNWRAMGESDSAVSLVEGFEEAGLSFTYEEGTALEIGDAGFANEVIVNMYDRSGFDAAVAAAQTADKVVIVLGEDGLQSGEGRSRAHLGFPGLQQELLEAVQAANDNVILVVMSGRPLVLSWADENVPAIVQAWHLGSESGHALTNVLTGAYNPSGKLPMSFPRAVGQLPIYYNHLNTGRPDEIPDVFWSHYIDEDNAPLYPFGYGLSYTDFAYSNLSVTPTSNGAAVEVSVQNTGDVAGEEVMQLYIRDLAASVSRPVRELKGFKKVALQPGETYTASFSLGPDELGFYNGAGEYLVEPGKFEVFVGGSSAATLTAEFDLETATAID
- a CDS encoding glycoside hydrolase family 16 protein, with the translated sequence MTACTANPATAPVVSSSESDAQWTTVWFEDFGGDALDRSRWTADESCWGGGNNERQCYTDRPANIEVSDGVLKLKARKETYTAPINHPDRKSDDVTTQEYTSGKISTHNSAAWKHGKFSARMKLPAGQGTWPAFWMMPVDAEYGHWPLSGELDIMEAVNLGTPCDDCPTGTEVRTSGAAHFGELEPDNTYLFNKTSGLEPGSPADEWRVYSLEWGEGQIQWMVDGKIFMRLTADDWYTGAPEAEGREFAPFDQPFYLMLNLAVGGNLPEKSNGAGFDPASFPAELQVDWVKVETCDGDEATGLACLDDQEWTGTPMGPWEVQAR
- a CDS encoding TonB-dependent receptor; this translates as MRHSGLITWRQVSLALLGSASALAIANSAVAQEAVDEGEDLRQDVVVVEGIRGSLTEASDIKRNSQGVVDAITNEDIGKFPDTNLAESLQRITGVSINRQNGEGSQVTVRGFGPDFNLVLLNGRQMPTAFLTGGAPSSRSFDFGNIASEGIAAVEVYKTGRAALPTGGIGSTLNIKTARPLNSPGLRGSVGIKGVYDDSVTNIGDKEITPEISGIFSDTFANDTIGIAVAGSYQERDSGYAQVGTTSGWRGAYLGSENDWGTLPQPPADTQVTNRPGPTDIYSTPQNVNYSLTNISRERTNLQGTLQYEPVSTFTATLDYFYSDNKVATERSDMSVWFNHGDVTSGWTDGPIASPLFYNEDFGDGGSDLSMGGAKFATKSENNSIGVNLDWQATDRLSFVLDAHSSSAESGQDSPYGTTSVISTADLQLRSQGIDFRSEIPVLQLGFQAPFTGIDESRMISTGSVFGNSYIKTEIDQIQLNGRYELDNIIDSVDFGVSSTTNKVRSAFANAQRDTWGGVGTADDLPDDIFRRVNIAENFDQFSGAGQTQQDFFVFDFDRMVDIIDSAGDPFNQACGGDGICRSDNFLEDRRIEEESLAGFLEVHKDFDIGTMPAQINAGIRYETTDVTSPAQVVAPTGVQWVAANEFGLIGLDNAANTQTQTFEGEYDYWLPAVDFRLEPRDDVVLRASYSKTMTRPGYGDIAGGLGVQQIVRVDGGTGTNGNTNLRPFLSENFDASAEWYYDGGLGSYVSAGYYRKNVENFIGSGVVTQSPFTVYTPFGGERYMDALAAVGDDAVAIRQWIFENADPSTYEITGTDSNGNFTGNIFGVAGEDPILTFDIATPVNQEEATVDGWEFAWQHFFGDSGFGFIANYTIVDGDVGFDNNQVPSSGDPQFAITGLSDSYNLIGFYDKNGLQARLAYNWRDQFLTSTIGVSGTPNNPQYVEEYGQLDFNVSYEIRDGITLFVEGINVTDETTRTVGRTPAYVNFATQTGARYNFGARYTF